The Malus domestica chromosome 08, GDT2T_hap1 genomic interval CCCCACTATGAGATATGTATTTCATGACAGATGAGTTCTAACTCTAAATAATGAGAGAAACTATATTAACAAACCAAAAAGAAACAGAGAAATAGAAAGGGTACCAATACAATCTGCGAAAAAGAATATACCTTGAACATGATAACACTAGCCAGAATAGTTAGTGATGTGAACATAACATAGTATATAGGAGATACCACAGCTGTGTTGAAAGTATCAAGTGCCTGCGACGGAATGGAAAACACCTATCAAAATATATAGGAGGTGAAAACCCAACTCCTCATAAATGAGTTAAGGGCATCTTAAACAGAGATGTCAAATGATCAAAACCAAACCCTCAATGGCCTATATGGCAAGTTAAAGTCCAACGTCCAGTTTCTAGTCCAACATTCGAATTATTATTCTCTTACTAAACCTAAGTTCTTGTATACTTACTTAGGACTGGGCTACCTCGCCATCTATGATAGTTATTTAGATTGCTGGTCATTTAACCAATTCACTATGTTTGTAATGTTGGATTGAAACATGAGTTTCCTATCCAAAAGAAACAGAACAGTTATCAGGGAGTAATACTTGTTGAGtatgaaattacaaaaacaCTTGCTTACAAAGAAGCCAATAACCACAATCACACAATGTGATCTATTGCAGTTTTGCCACAATAAAGCATATCTGCATATCGTTGATGAAAATCTGTGACATACTGCATTGTTCCGCTAGCTGTGGACAAAAACAAATGCAATTGTGGAAGAACCAAGAAAGTAACAACTTCATGATTAGACTTTTTCCAATTTCAGGCCTTCCTCAATAATCCTTAGATCATTTTCTGATTGTTGGCATTATCATTAAGTTTTtttctcttccatttttttctctccGTCCGAAATTTTTTATTGGGAGAGAGGACAAAGTGTCAACTAAAAGCATTTTTGAAAGACTAAGACTTGCGTTTGGCCAAAGAAGTAATCCTTATGATAACTAATTTATTTGGGTAAGCACAAAATTTATGATAGCTGAAATGTATACCAGAGTGTAGGAATAAACTAGTTGATTCATGCTCGACAATAACAACTTCAAGCATGTCCAAGTGCTTATTTGGAAGAtcaaaataataacaaatataaatataataaatattaaCACAAGGACAGAAAAATGACTAATACTTACCTTATTCAAATAATTCATTTGGGTAAGCACACAAGAAATGACAACTAAAGTGAAGACCCAAGTTTGGGGGTAAACTAGCTGATTCATGCCCGATAATGTCAACTTCAAAGCAATTCCAAGTGCTTTAACACTCATGACCTGTCAAAGGACACCTTTAGAGTTTGAAAAAACACATTTGAGAAGAGGACGACATGACACAGATAAAGCACGAGTACTTGAAATTAATATAAGTATACAGCAATGCATACCGATAAGGAACCAACAAGGGAACAAACTCCAATGTAGACCATTATGTGTGTCTGGCCATATTGCGGGATAAAGTGGAATATAAGTATAAACACAGCAGTTATGACCAAAGCTGCATACAAGAGAAAACCTACAACAAACAAGTATGATTATCGGAAATTATCCCTTTTCCTTTTAATGTAGCCAAAAGAGCAACAACAATACATTAAAACATGAAttaagaataaaatacaataaaagaaCAATTAGATGCAGAAAATGACCCAATTACCTGGTTCCATGGCAAGATCCCAAACTTCTGTAACAGATTCAATCATACGTTCTTGAGGAGCATGTAAAACAATCGTTGTAGAACCCACAACACACAAAGCGCAACCAAGAACACCAAAAATATGAAGCCTCTCACGTAAAATAATATGTGCAAGCACAGCACTGCAAGATAATATTACGATCAGCACTAAACACTAAAAGAAGCAACAATATGGATGAATGAATTTTTATCATGCCTGATAATTATGCTGAGAGCACCAAGAGGAGTTACTAGTATAGCTGGTGCAAAAGCATAAGCCGCAAAATTAGCAATTTCCCCAACAATCACTGTCAAAATGGCAATTGTCAGTCAGAATCTTCCTTTTCAAAAATAAGTTCATGACTATAAGACACATAAATACCCATTTGGTTCCTTGGACTATAAAATGCTTGTTTCTGTGGCCAGCTATAAATTTGCATGTAGATACTTGAGAACAATCTGTCATTCCTATTTATTTTTCTGAGAAAGAAACTACTTTATTGCAACAATAATCTAGAAAACCATGCTAAGCCACCCCGAAGTTTTGATCGGATTCTAGTCACACTGAGGTTAATGAGTAAACTGCAGACATTGGTCTACATATTGCCTCCGTTGGTCTATTGTTTCCGGCGGGAAGGAATGATTTTACTGTCAAGGCTCTCTGAAAATGCTTGAATTTCCCTCACCAAGGTTAGCCAAAACTAGAAGTATACCCTTAAAGACTTAAATTTATAGATCATGAAGTAATTTTCAATGACAGGTGTGCCCACTTATTGTCTAATGGTGTAAAAGGCTTTCCCTGAATTACGATCTTGTAAAATAAATTTCCCCAACGCCCTTTCTTTCCCTGATTTTGAAGCTTGTCTAGAAGTGTACCAGTTTTACTGCATCAAACATTTGTCCACTATGATCCACATGTTTGTATGTTCAGTGTTCTACATACATGATAGAAAAcatcatttgtttttatatactATTCAAAACAACTTTAGTACCTTTCGGTAACATAAATAGAAATAATAGTCCGACAGAGAAACAAATAATTGGTTTTCATTGATCACGtaactgaaaaagaaaaatattcaaCTCACTCGTTATCATGCCCACCCACCAAAGTGGCTCGTATAGGTAAGAATATCCTCCGACTCCTGCCAAACATGTAAATGATTCATACATATTATCCACTGTCAAACATGAACGGAATACGAAAACGCATAAAGCACAAAGAATAGACAAGAACCAAAGGCATGAAAGAAAAGCTGCAATTATCTAGAGCATACAAAAACCAATTGCTGTCTATATGTTGTTCGGATACtgggattttttttataacaacaGCTAAGGTGATGCATTAAATTACCACAGAAGTAAACAGGAGAAATATGACATGATCAGTAACATGCCATATATAAAGAAGAAAACACCCATAAACTAATACTCAATGGACTTGAATCATAAGTGTCAATATCCTGAAAATGTTCtatcaaaacattcttctacaCAAGATCAGCAGCTAACAATCACTTAGAGACCATATTGCAATACTTGATTTGATAAATGATTTCGGGATGAAAGAtatataaaattttcaattcgAATCAACTGAGTCATAGATTTGTAGTGTAACACAAAAATGTAAAGCCAAGTGATTGTAATTTCAAGTGATACTTCAATCAACTTATAAACTTCAATCTACTAAATAGAACAGCCTTGCCCACCAATCAGGACTGGTTTACATTCTAACCCATATTCCATTTTTCACTCGATTCGCCGTAAATTTTGAACCTTACAACAATTCGAGCACAAACTCAAACACCCAATTGCTCCATTGACAATCCCACATCAGAATAATAAAAAAGTTGAGAAATTGAACTTTATAAGTGACCCAGACAAGCATATTTGAATTACGAACCTGCTCTGATGCCAGAAGCCCCGGCCTTTTTCAATCCCTTCTTCTTCACAATGAAACTAGCACCGATAAACAAACTTGAAGACAAAGCAAGAATCAAACCGTTGATGTTGTCAGAGGACATCCCCTTGTACGTGTCTCTCCAGCTCATCGGGGGGCTCTGACCCTCGGTCGCCATGGCCGAGAAAAACCCCAaattcaaaaaccctaaaaacttcctctttcttcttcttatctGCTCACACGCTTCGAGTGTATCATTACTTTCGCAAGAGTGCAAAATACGCCCGAAATGAGAGGCCGATTTTCTTATCGGCCGGGACTCGGGGTGAGTTGGGAAAGCACGCTCGCTCGCTGGATCGTCGTTTTACAGCATACAGAGATGTAGATGGAGAAGCGGTTGAAGATAATGTCGGCGCTGGGAGTTGGCGGTGAGTACTGAAATTATATACAGCTGTAGTAGATCGGGAGGCGAAGGAGataacgagagagagagagaggtggtgcGTCGTGTGTGCTAATTGGGAATCGAATATATTTGGATTTTTATTAGGTAGTTCTGTTAACACCCCATAAAATTATGAAGACACCATACTTCCATTTTTACACTTTAACTACCTCTTTTACCCCTATTTGACTTGAGTTCGCAATAAACAGAAGATGGTACTAtttacacatttatttttatctttcacaTCTCTCTTAATTTTTATCTTGTGATTCAAATGAACTGAAGAAGATCGATATATAAAAATTAACAGAAGTGGGCGAGAGGTAATAGtagtgtgtgaatagcactatcctaaataaaaatggaactttaacaaaaaacttctGATAcggttcactttaacgaaaaatcatatttttatactaaaaagtcaatcatgtattattcactttaccctttattttatccttatcgttaaaacttaaaattttcaaacttttttcattaatcttcttaaataaataaaggataGGGCTATGGGAGTTGTCAGCATGCCGATGTCGAGGGAGGTAATCCGAGATGGGTGCTCTTCCTTcagttggtggtggtggtagtggtgggTGGCTAAACAAGAATGAGGGACAAACCTGGCATTTTAGAAGGATTATTTTAATGtggaatgttttttt includes:
- the LOC103428956 gene encoding probable magnesium transporter NIPA4 — translated: MATEGQSPPMSWRDTYKGMSSDNINGLILALSSSLFIGASFIVKKKGLKKAGASGIRAGVGGYSYLYEPLWWVGMITMIVGEIANFAAYAFAPAILVTPLGALSIIISAVLAHIILRERLHIFGVLGCALCVVGSTTIVLHAPQERMIESVTEVWDLAMEPGFLLYAALVITAVFILIFHFIPQYGQTHIMVYIGVCSLVGSLSVMSVKALGIALKLTLSGMNQLVYPQTWVFTLVVISCVLTQMNYLNKALDTFNTAVVSPIYYVMFTSLTILASVIMFKDWDRQSPTQVVTEMCGFVTILGGTFLLHRTKDMVDGLPTSMSSVRLSKHADEDGIDGSEGIPLRRQNNSL